Sequence from the Paramisgurnus dabryanus chromosome 3, PD_genome_1.1, whole genome shotgun sequence genome:
AAATATGTTTTGTCTCTAAAAGTGTAGGGCACATGTTTAGTAGGGTATGCAAGTATGTTGCAGTCAAATACTAAACAGAATTCAGTGCTTTAACAAAAGCTTATTTTGTCTATGTATTTCTTTGATGATTATTTCAGTTTTCCTTTTTATTTACAGATAAAGAGGCAGTGGTTCAACAGCTAGTTCAGATATTGACATCAGAGGGAGATGCTATGAATGATAAGGTAATGCCtgatgtaaaaaacaaaaacaaacggtcttcaataaatcttttgttttttaatacaaCCTTACAGAGTACGCTTGGCTACAAattttgtattaatattttatataatagacaatatttaataaataacaatTAAGTGATTTTGACTGTTTATGAACACGTTTCCTTGTTTTTGTGTATCATTGTTTCTCATTGTTATCTGTTGTTAATTACTGTTGATTGCATTTAGATAAATGCAAACCCGTTCCTTCGATCTACCCTCACTCGCCTCTCCTACGCATCCTTTGCCAAACTCCTTGACACGTACGCCAGTGAGAGCGAAGAATCACCCCTTCCTGCCACAGGAAGTCCTACGCTGCGCCGCATCGCCATAACCATGGAAGCGTCTCGACGGGTCGTCACGGCAACGGGAGTTCAGCGTTTGACGGGGTTTGCTGAACGCTACATGGAGAGTTTTGCACCCTGGGTGAAGAGTCACGGAGGATGGGTAAGCAGGTTTTACCTTACAGCAAATAGACACTTTTACAGCTCAAGTGATCAAATACCCagcgcgcgcatttaggcaacagaagtggtgttatatatgtatatatgtatctggttttatttttggtcatctgctaacgtcttctatccactccactatagtacacagatctggtagctgtgattttaaaaagttgacttaatCAGCTTTTTCAaacaactttctctgtctgtgttgcttcactgctgattcttgccactCGTGCCGTTGCCAAAATGCGTGCACATatgctgccacgtcatcattttgtacaaacagtaaaagggtctataggaTCAGGGATATCCTGAGTTTGTGGCTTTGTAAGTGCTCTTATTTTCCTCCAGAAGGTGGCAGATTTGTGTCAAGTAAGCTGTTTTTTTTGCTCCACAGGAAAATGTTGTTAATTTGGAGGAGAACTCAGAGTACGATTGACTTTGGTCACTGACTTAGGACTTTTTTAATATGAACTCTGGATCATGTAGCACAGCCTCTATGAGGAAAAGAAGAACTGAACATCCAAGTGAAGAAGTGACACTACTGAATATGAAGTTTTTTTCGTGCTGAtgtatttattcttttatttttttctctgttttaagtttttattgtggagttttatacaaaaatacacactGACAAAcatctgttgttgttgttgttttattcattttttttctcataaaCAGACATTTACTGTAGTATTACAAACTGGTTTAGTGAAATCACTAGTTTAATACGTATCTCTAAACATTTAAACACGGATCACCTCGTAGATTTTTTCCCCCTTTAAAGGAGACTTGCTTTGATCATCACAAAAAGTTATAAGGGTATTTACCATAGAGTGCAATAATACTAAGATTTACTTTCTCTGCCTACAGTGTACATTCATCCTATATTCATTCAATcattctttcatttttattttctaaGAACAATTGAATTTAGCCTTTAATTTTTCTGAGGTTcaattgaacaattttttttgtaagtGCAACACTGTAATTTATGCATATCATGTCCAGTATTTCTAATATGGAAGTTTTTCAGTCCGATTAAGCATTCGTTAAAAATTCAGAATTGTGGTGCAGAGCCCCTGGCATGATGAGGCATAGGAAATGTCAGTCCATGTATTTTTCTGCTCGTAAGATTTGGCAGTACATCAGCATGGAAAACACCAAAGCCAGAATCTGGAGAGAGAAAATGTAGTTTGGGGTTACATCTCAGCAAGCTTGAAGTACAAACTAACAATAATTGCTGTCACAGCTGCACACAGGGTTACCTGCACGATTCCAATGCAGATTCCAAACCCAAGCACTGAGGTGATGTTAGCCAGCAGCCAATTTTTTGCCTTTTCATAACATGGCTATAATGCAGAAAATCAATAATAAGTAAGGTATAATGCACATTGTTTGTTCTGATGACTTTAAACAGAAACAGGACGGTGTGTGGTGCATAAGCTGACCCTActgttctctcacctcttcccATCGATGGCATGGTTCAGGACTGTCCCTGCAGCAGGATTCAGGAAGTTTTCCATTGGAGGTCTTATTGTGCCAGTCGGTGTGGTTGCTCACTCCACAGCACTTGAACTGAACAGAAACCATGATTCACATTTAAGAATCTCAGCCATGCTTTGTGACCCTTTTTAAATCGAACTTACgattttttgcatgttgtccCAAGAATTTTTCAGCCCTTCTTTTTTTGAATAGTCTTTCATTCCCTCTCTCAGGTCATCTTTAGCTTTCATGTCCAGCTAAATGGACAAAACAGAGGGAAAGAGGGGCGGATAAACAGGAAGTAGAAGGCAAAGCGATTTCCTGAAAGGAAAGGCCAAAGTATTTGTTGATCTTAGATGTTAAGCTCTCACCTCTTCATGATAGATGCACAAAATCAGAATGAGAGTCACTTCAATCAAGACTAGGAATAAGAGGATCACAAAAAACTGcaagaaagtaaaaaaaacgtATGAGTATGGTTGCGATATAATACTCATAATACTTAAAAATTCAACCCATAGTTGTGTAAAATAAGGACAAACACAACCGCTAGTTTATTataatcaacctagaaaatgtccatatttggccagaggtgtaaagtaggctacttaagtatttttactttactcaaGTGAAGTTTTTCAAGTATATGCTTATTATCAAAAAAGTTTTCTTTGGCAAACTTTTACTTGCATTCTGATGCATAATGTTGTAACTTTTACTTGACTGCATTCATAAAAACTAGTTTTATTTTTACCTTTATTacttaaatacattaaaatctagtaaaaGTATCTATgtatacttttattttatataaacttttgcttgagtaaaagtacttaatagatttttagtgttaaaagatattacatgtaacatgtagtggagtaaaacgTATGATATTATGCTTCAAAATGTACTAAAAAAAACACCCTGATAAAGACAGGTAAAGATACAGTAAaatactttacacctctgtatTTTCTCCAAACCTGGGTTAAAGGGAAACACCAGTGTTTTTCAAtattactatgttcttacctcaacttagacaaatgaatacatacctgtcttttttcaatgcgtgcacttaatctttgtacagcgtgttgtgaatgtgtttgcatttagcgtagccccattcatttcttaggatccaaacaggaggaagagcacttagtttgtagCACTTTGACCTCAGCCCGCAGTAATATCATCACTCCTGACCACTCCCCCTCTCGTTCAAACTTCTTTCAATATTAGAgttcgaagtgctgcaaactaagtgctttactgccatacaatatagctctcattttttatccactttctgtatgttttattttgtgccaccatacttactcgtgtaactactcatgtaacagtctttaaataaggaaaacatggaagtgtttggtggtttTAAATTCATTGcagtttggatcctaaggaatgaatgggactaggctaaatgctaacacattcacgatgcgctgtacaaagatgcattgaaaaaagacaggtatgtattaatttgtctaagttgaggaaagaacatggtaaaatattgaaaaacagtggtgtttgcctttaaagaaataatttttttttttttttttgagtgcagAAGTTtattatacataaaaaaatatatctttaatgACCAAGTTTGCAAATCGATTCTGTTTTAGTGACATCAGAAAGGATTCAGATATCTTACCGTCATCAATAGACATCTCTGTTCTTTCAGAGCACCAAGACATCCAAGAAACCCTGTTACCATGGTGACACCCCCAGCAACAAGCAATAGATTGGCAGCAGAAAGCGAAGGGAAGGACAGCGGTAAAGATGAAAACTCTGACTGCGTGAATGCAAGCCACACCCCAACGCCAAATAAGCCACACCCTCCCAACTGCACAAACAAGCACAGGTACAACAAATCAGCATACAGCAAACTCATATAAATGCCTATGTTAATTGTCTTTTTAGACATTCTGCTCAGTGAAAGTGACATAAACCTGTTTGTCTCTCTTTCACTGAAGATACAAGAACATATCTGTCAGAATGTTTAAAAACTATTCACACTTTTGCATATTCAAACTCTAAACAGCCACAAGTCACTGTGAATGTTCATTGTATGGCAAAGGGCAACATTAGCCTATTCCATGAATGAAATAAAGCCATACAGTTTGGAATGACAAATGGGTGATTAAATAATGTCAGATTTTTCatgtttaggtgaactatcGCTTTTAAACTTATGAGAGATTAACTGAATATGAACCGGCTGATGAATTTAAGAATAGTACTAACCCAAAAGATGAGGTTGAAGATAAACATGAGATACTTCACACAGCAAAGGCAACCTCTTGACGCAGACATCTGCATTAAACAGAAACAGCAGGGATAGGGTCAtcaaaagtttgtgtttgtgtgtgtgtgtgtgtgtgtgtgtgtgtacttttTTTACAGATATCTTTGAGATTTAATTGAGTGAGGACAAAGAGAGACATTTTTGCCAGTCCTCACTTTTTGGCACATTTAAATGGCTGTTTATGGTTCGTTGTGATAGTTGGGATTAGGGTAAGGGCAACTTTCACACTGTTACTCAGAAGGGAAGTGCAGTTTCCAGGCAGGAAGAAACCACCCTTGTGTTGAACTGTTGATAGCACTAACTCTGAAGTTAACTCTAAACATAATGGACGTGCCATGTTTGTAAAATACCGTAATTTTAACCAAATTACAGTTCATGTATTTAATTCAGTGGTCATGTCTATGTAATAACAACCATCAATGACCAGAAGACATCTTAATTTTATTGGTGGTTATTCTCTCTTTGTTTTCCACAGAATGTGGTTTACATTTGCCCACTGAATTTATTATGGggcaaatatgtaaatatttaagcCCCCTCCAAGTTGGGCAGCACATGTATTATATGATTTCATCGGTATGCCAGTAATAGATCTGTAAATTGGGAACATATGTTATGTGTTAATTAAATATGAGATCACTTTAAAACTTAATCCTACCTATACACTAGAGAAACAAAAACACGGTGACACTTTTCTTGTCAATATAAACACTTCAAAAGTAAATAAGAGTAAAATCCAGAATGTATCAATGACATTACAAATGGTTGGTTTTAACTAGTTTCAAACAAATGTCTTATCTAAATGTCCTGtacaaataaacatattaaaccaCAAAGTCTTATTATATTGACAGATATTGACAGTGCTTTTTACctgaaataaaatgataaatgtgatttcagtttataaaacacacaaatgcCTACATTTAGTTAAGCAAAACTTTAcataaaacaataatgaaagAAATGTACTTTACCTTTAGATGTAGGCTTGCAGAGATATAGTTGAGCTTTCACTTTGTCCTAAATCCAAAAGTTCTTGTATTgtctttttgttgttttgtgcTGATGACGTTCATGAGATCTTTTTTAGTTGGTTCATAGGCTTTTCCTGCTCTAGTTCTGACTGTTGATCGCATAAAATGCAACTATAAAAGCTTCAAAGAAGTACTAAACAAAAAGTTTTAGTCCTGCAGTTTGTTGGGATACGAAATTCTTTCGTACACTTTTTTCTTTGAGTTTTTTTATCCTTTAAGGCGTTTGTCACCAGAATTCCTCTTGTTATCCCAAAAGttcttattttaaagtgaacaagTATTTGTTTGCTTATTAGTGTATTTCTGTTCCCTAGGTCTAAATGGCTTTCTTGATTTTCCTTGGCTTTCTGTCTGCCCTTCTATCAGTTATTTTCCTCCACTCTGGTTCCAAATAACTTCCAGATGTAGCTTTCAgccctcctctctctctctcttcccctCCTCCTGCCGGTCTCTGGAGAATCCATTCTTTTCCAAGACCCTCCTCCTCTTGTTAAATCTTTCCCCCTCTCTCCTTACTCTCTTTTTCTTGGTTGTGTCTAAACAATCCTGATGGATGTTAATAATAAACTGGACAGCAGATTTCTGTTAAAAGCTTTGCAGTGATCTGGGGTTTTCTATCTATTATTCAGATCTTCAGTCtagtttaaacacacatgcacacctCTTGTTGTAACTCTTAATTCATTTTTCTgtcacaaacacatttaaaatgcatagtCTTAAGGTAAATGAGACGGGGCGGTTTTGGATAAATTTGACTCCtatatttaaaaacttaaaaaacagTAACTTCAACCAATGCAGTTTGACTGCgattgaaaacaagacatttATAATTAGAGGAAACAATAGGAATGTTGTAAAAAGCGCCATCTGCTGGTCATGTACTCAAGTTAGTTAGATAACAACATACAGTACTTTTATACAGTTAATGgagacattaaagggatagttcacccaaaaatgaaaattctgtcatcatttttctcatcctcatgttgttgtaaaacTGTATGAatatcttttttctgatgaacacaaaagaaggtattttgataaatgatggtaagcacccagttgacagtacccattgaattccatattatttattttttccatatcatttatcaaaatgtcttcttttgtgtttattagaaaaaagaaatccaTGCTGGTttacaacatgaggatgagacatttatgacagaatttttatttttgagtgaactatccctttaaattagcatattacatcaaagtttaatgcccATGCAATTTCTTGGAAAACattataagttttttttaaaaattatacggTCTTGGTTCATTTATTAAGGTTTTATAAAGCCTAAATAATCTTGTATAATAGCCAACtccttaaaaataataataaatacatttaaatacacTTATGGCACTTAAAAAGGTTCCATATAggctatgattacgagcaagtGAACcactttgtttgtttttagagtgtttaaTAGAAAACCAGCTTCATTGATTTAGTATTAACTCTTTGTATTTTACCAGGAGTTAGTAATAACTCACTTTACCAAAATGTTTgacattaaaatgtacattttgtttattttgcaaaAAATACTCTTTTAGAAATCGTTCATCTAAATGGATAATTTGAGAAGACTGTTATTAGAGTGAAAAATGAACTTTGTACAATGTAGACCAATTCCAAAGAGTAAGAGGCACATACCCttttgcaaaaataaaatataacaacaataaaaaccaccacaatagtaaaaaaaaagattcattcaATGATTAAAATGGGAATTTCTGAAGCCACCAAATGTCTTTGTATAtacagtagttttttttttataactttgtaCTTGTTTATCACACAATTGCCAGTCAGATAAAGTAAGAATATTAGACGGCTGTTGTGAGACAAAATGCTTCTCCACTTAAAATCTTCTCCTCAGAGGCCGGTTTCTCTTGATTGTTTCCCTCTGTAATCTTGTCCTCATCCTCATCTATGTAAAGCAGAGGTTCTTGCTCCTCCCATTTCTTAGCCTCTTTTGTTCCTTCTCCACCCACTCCACCGTTAGATGTGTCATCGGTTTCGAAGGGGACAAATGTGCTGAGCACCACATCTTCTCCATCCCTGTTTCCATTGGCAGACTCCGGAGCACCCTGTACCTCTCCATCACACTCCACTCTCTCTCCAGCCTCCAAATGCACAGGCCCCGCCCACGCATCCTTCTCCACCCCTTTTTTCTTGTTGGAATTTTTATTTTGTCCATTCATGTACCCAGGGCCGAACTTTCCCGaggtattttttttctttcgaCATAGGATGAACAGTAGCAAGCACACAAATAGCACACAGACGATACTCACACACACTATGGTTATAAAACCTTGTGTGTGATAGAACGGTATAGCGTCACTTGCATATCCAACAACGGTGGTACCTGTACAATTGGTGGAGGTTAAGTCCTCTCCAGACGTTGAGTGAATCAGATTAGGAGCACCAGGAATTGGCTGTGATGTTAAGGTTAGAGTTGTAGTTGTAGAGATCGATGTGGTAACATAAGCAGATGTGGTGGTTTCCACAGCCTTGGATGTGATGGATGTACTGGACTCAGTCCGGTCTCTGGTTGGTTGAAAAGTGATAGCTTCTGGTGATTCAGTAGTCACGGCATCTGTTGTTGCGGTCGTCTCATGTTTGTGATCTACAGTAGGCAAACTAGTCAGGTCAGCAGTAGTGATGCCACCTGTGGTTTCGTGAAGACTCGTGGTTGGCAAAGAAGTTGTCGAATCAGTCACACTGATGGTGGTTGTTTCCACCGCCATGGTTGTTTGTTCTTCAGTTGTTCTTTCAAAAACAGATGATGGTGTTGTTTGTTCTGTCACGATAACATTTTGCACAGTAGTCCAAGCTGTTGATTTATCAAGA
This genomic interval carries:
- the tspan4b gene encoding tetraspanin-4; the protein is MSASRGCLCCVKYLMFIFNLIFWLGGCGLFGVGVWLAFTQSEFSSLPLSFPSLSAANLLLVAGGVTMVTGFLGCLGALKEQRCLLMTFFVILLFLVLIEVTLILILCIYHEELDMKAKDDLREGMKDYSKKEGLKNSWDNMQKIFKCCGVSNHTDWHNKTSNGKLPESCCRDSPEPCHRWEEPCYEKAKNWLLANITSVLGFGICIGIVQILALVFSMLMYCQILRAEKYMD
- the LOC135767876 gene encoding uncharacterized protein — encoded protein: MHILRQIFSNVLLSLVLGLCFVSIQAQETDRTGTDATSALSITETVKETLRTESIITFPPTMIVTALPTEPNQVHSESTQSYQMSTNLDKSTAWTTVQNVIVTEQTTPSSVFERTTEEQTTMAVETTTISVTDSTTSLPTTSLHETTGGITTADLTSLPTVDHKHETTATTDAVTTESPEAITFQPTRDRTESSTSITSKAVETTTSAYVTTSISTTTTLTLTSQPIPGAPNLIHSTSGEDLTSTNCTGTTVVGYASDAIPFYHTQGFITIVCVSIVCVLFVCLLLFILCRKKKNTSGKFGPGYMNGQNKNSNKKKGVEKDAWAGPVHLEAGERVECDGEVQGAPESANGNRDGEDVVLSTFVPFETDDTSNGGVGGEGTKEAKKWEEQEPLLYIDEDEDKITEGNNQEKPASEEKILSGEAFCLTTAV